In one Solanum lycopersicum chromosome 11, SLM_r2.1 genomic region, the following are encoded:
- the LOC101244734 gene encoding subtilisin-like protease SBT3.10 isoform X1, with translation MQKIQIIFLVFLLLFVADCEEAKVYIVFTENPQPKEFHIKTLASVLGSEDAAKEALIYSYKHVISGFAARLTPEQVSELAKKPGVLEIVPSRTYHLDGPKLK, from the exons ATGCAGAAAATCCAAATTATTTTCTTGGTTTTCTTGTTATTGTTTGTTGCAGATTGTGAAGAAGCAAAAGTGTACATTGTTTTTACTGAAAACCCTCAACCTAAGGAGTTTCATATCAAGACCTTAGCTTCTGTTCTTGGCag TGAGGATGCTGCAAAGGAGGCTTTGATTTACAGTTACAAGCACGTGATCAGTGGGTTCGCGGCCAGGCTGACTCCTGAGCAGGTCTCTGAGCTTGCAA AAAAACCTGGGGTCTTGGAAATTGTCCCAAGCAGAACATACCATTTAGATGGACCGAAGCTTAAGTGA
- the LOC101244734 gene encoding subtilisin-like protease SBT5.6 isoform X2, with the protein MQKIQIIFLVFLLLFVADCEEAKVYIVFTENPQPKEFHIKTLASVLGSEDAAKEALIYSYKHVISGFAARLTPEQVSELANIQTQKIELRNC; encoded by the exons ATGCAGAAAATCCAAATTATTTTCTTGGTTTTCTTGTTATTGTTTGTTGCAGATTGTGAAGAAGCAAAAGTGTACATTGTTTTTACTGAAAACCCTCAACCTAAGGAGTTTCATATCAAGACCTTAGCTTCTGTTCTTGGCag TGAGGATGCTGCAAAGGAGGCTTTGATTTACAGTTACAAGCACGTGATCAGTGGGTTCGCGGCCAGGCTGACTCCTGAGCAGGTCTCTGAGCTTGCAA ATATACAAACACAGAAAATTGAATTGAGAAACTGTTAA
- the LOC101267081 gene encoding short-chain dehydrogenase reductase ATA1 codes for MDNNTSDTKDTLVQILSPQRLRGKVAVITGGARGIGAATARVFAENGAHVVIADILNEVGTSLAESIGGRYIQCDVSKEEEVESAVKVAVEWKGRLDIMFNNAGIAGFGGSITNIRMDQMMTLLAINLHGVVHGIKHAARTMIAGKRGGTIICSSSSAAIMGGLASHSYTMSKEAILGLARSTACELGVHGIRVNCISPHGVPSEMLVSEFQKFLGNTELRPNEVSLIVGERGSLLRGRGGRLEDVAQAVLFLASDESGFVTGHNLVIDGGYTSAFSQMSFIYND; via the exons ATGGATAACAATACTAGTGACACAAAGGATACTTTAGTCCAAATATTGTCCCCCCAAAG GTTGAGGGGAAAAGTTGCGGTTATAACAGGCGGTGCGAGAGGAATAGGAGCAGCAACAGCAAGAGTTTTTGCGGAAAATGGAGCTCATGTTGTGATTGCAGATATACTGAATGAAGTAGGTACAAGTTTAGCTGAATCTATTGGAGGTCGTTACATTCAATGCGATGTTtcgaaagaagaagaagttgaatCAGCTGTTAAAGTTGCAGTTGAATGGAAAGGAAGATTAGACATCATGTTCAACAATGCTGGAATTGCAGGCTTTGGAGGAAGCATTACAAATATCAGAATGGATCAGATGATGACACTCCTTGCTATAAATCTTCATGGAGTTGTTCATGGCATCAAACATGCTGCCCGAACAATGATAGCAG GTAAACGTGGAGGCACGATCATATGTTCATCAAGTTCAGCTGCTATTATGGGAGGATTGGCATCTCACTCCTACACAATGTCTAAAGAGGCAATCTTAGGACTTGCAAGAAGCACAGCTTGTGAGCTAGGCGTTCACGGGATTCGAGTTAATTGTATTTCACCTCATGGTGTTCCTTCTGAGATGCTTGTGAGTGAGTTTCAAAAGTTTCTTGGTAATACAGAACTGAGGCCTAATGAAGTGAGTTTGATTGTAGGGGAAAGAGGAAGTCTTCTACGTGGGCGGGGTGGAAGATTAGAAGATGTAGCACAAGCTGTGTTGTTTCTAGCTAGTGATGAATCTGGTTTTGTAACTGGACATAATCTAGTTATCGATGGGGGTTACACTTCTGCATTTAGTCAAATGAGTTTCATATACAATGATTGA